A genome region from Rhodohalobacter mucosus includes the following:
- a CDS encoding calcium/sodium antiporter, which produces MAETIFWFIAGLAALISGAEFVVRAASRLAGFFGVSRLVIGLTIVAFGTSAPELAISLKAGLVGQTDLMMGNIVGSNITNILLILGITALVMPLKVHTSLIRFDVPVMIGISILLFFFALSGAITLAESGVLAFLLLVYLLYLGFQGKNPSVPSDAEKQKRTPVLILLYLILGVAGLILLINGAGWLVESAVVLAEMAGVSELVIGLTIVALGTSLPEVVTSLVAAVKGERDIAVGSVIGSNILNILAVLGVSGLFIPEINVQPSLISFDLWIMLAVSFACLPIFFTGNKIARWEGVVFLGYYIAYMIYLFLSSAQHDALDTYNSVMLYFVIPLTVMTVVVILAYEFKKRWRFRHFRGFGAARKDETNGNE; this is translated from the coding sequence TTGGCTGAAACAATTTTCTGGTTTATTGCAGGGCTGGCTGCGCTGATCAGCGGTGCCGAGTTTGTCGTGAGAGCAGCTTCGAGGCTGGCCGGGTTCTTTGGCGTGTCACGGCTCGTGATTGGCCTAACCATTGTGGCATTCGGAACCAGCGCCCCGGAGCTGGCTATCAGCCTGAAGGCAGGGCTTGTTGGGCAAACCGACCTGATGATGGGAAATATTGTAGGCAGCAACATCACAAATATTCTGCTCATCTTAGGCATTACGGCGCTGGTAATGCCCCTTAAGGTACATACCAGCCTGATACGGTTTGACGTGCCGGTAATGATTGGCATCTCCATCCTGCTTTTCTTTTTTGCACTGAGCGGCGCAATCACGCTGGCGGAAAGCGGAGTTCTGGCATTTCTGCTGCTGGTTTACCTGCTGTACCTTGGATTCCAGGGAAAAAATCCATCGGTACCCTCTGATGCCGAAAAACAGAAAAGGACGCCCGTACTGATTTTGCTGTACCTGATATTGGGAGTAGCCGGTCTTATTCTGCTGATAAATGGAGCCGGCTGGCTGGTGGAAAGCGCTGTTGTTCTGGCGGAAATGGCTGGTGTAAGTGAATTGGTGATCGGCCTCACCATAGTGGCATTGGGTACCTCTCTTCCCGAGGTTGTCACCTCATTGGTCGCGGCGGTAAAGGGTGAAAGGGATATCGCGGTTGGGAGCGTAATCGGCAGCAATATACTGAATATTCTGGCTGTACTGGGAGTATCGGGGCTCTTTATCCCTGAGATCAACGTACAGCCTTCCCTGATCAGTTTCGACCTGTGGATTATGCTGGCAGTTAGCTTTGCCTGTTTGCCGATCTTTTTTACTGGGAACAAAATTGCACGGTGGGAGGGTGTTGTCTTCCTTGGGTACTACATTGCCTATATGATCTATCTTTTTCTCTCTTCGGCTCAGCACGACGCGCTCGACACCTACAACAGCGTGATGCTCTATTTTGTAATCCCGCTTACCGTGATGACGGTTGTGGTGATTTTGGCTTATGAGTTTAAAAAACGGTGGCGGTTCAGGCATTTCAGAGGCTTTGGCGCTGCCAGGAAGGATGAAACAAATGGCAACGAGTGA
- a CDS encoding formimidoylglutamase — MATSDLRINEVIGTNTSGAEKASLIGFPSDKGVRINGGRTGAAKAPEQIFNRLMQLTLHPQHNELHTVLLRHVSHPHMLHCTGNVAADQQNLGMTVAESLKNGSVPVIMGGGHETAFGHYLGYSETNKPVHILNIDAHTDVRPLKEGRPHSGSPFMQAIEDQSGCCRSYTVMGLQPSSVARDHLSYVNENGKAVLADDLKMKTVQDYFSDLRSNSDSDPVMLTMDMDAVDQSQAPGVSAPNASGIDSGFWLEIAFYCGRQGNVASFDLCEVNPAFDRDDQTIRLAALTVWYFLLGLALR; from the coding sequence ATGGCAACGAGTGATCTGCGAATCAACGAAGTAATCGGTACGAATACCTCAGGGGCTGAGAAAGCTTCACTGATTGGGTTCCCCTCTGACAAAGGTGTGCGTATCAACGGTGGCAGGACCGGAGCAGCCAAAGCCCCGGAACAAATATTCAACAGGCTCATGCAGCTCACCCTGCACCCTCAACATAATGAGTTACACACCGTCCTCCTGCGGCATGTCTCACATCCGCATATGCTTCACTGCACCGGCAATGTTGCGGCGGATCAGCAAAATCTGGGAATGACGGTTGCTGAATCGCTGAAAAACGGATCGGTTCCGGTCATTATGGGAGGCGGACATGAAACGGCGTTTGGGCACTACCTGGGCTATTCAGAGACAAACAAACCGGTCCACATTCTGAATATCGATGCACACACCGATGTAAGGCCCCTGAAGGAGGGGCGGCCCCACTCCGGTTCTCCCTTCATGCAGGCGATAGAAGACCAGTCCGGGTGCTGCAGGTCCTATACCGTAATGGGGTTGCAGCCTTCCTCCGTAGCACGGGACCATCTTTCGTACGTGAACGAGAATGGAAAGGCGGTACTGGCTGATGACCTGAAAATGAAAACGGTTCAGGACTATTTCAGTGATCTGAGAAGCAATTCAGATTCTGACCCTGTTATGCTGACAATGGATATGGATGCAGTGGATCAGTCGCAGGCACCGGGCGTCAGTGCACCAAATGCGTCCGGAATCGACAGCGGCTTCTGGCTTGAGATTGCATTCTATTGCGGCCGGCAAGGGAACGTCGCTTCATTCGACCTTTGTGAAGTAAACCCTGCATTTGACCGGGATGATCAAACGATCCGTCTAGCCGCACTGACGGTGTGGTATTTCCTGCTTGGCCTTGCCCTTAGATAA
- a CDS encoding c-type cytochrome translates to MEKRYPHKSTHSFLAILISTLVFFAFSSVDGSDQFDRLKTGHSGFEQPLDTTMTESPMSGKELYVQACSNCHGMDGKGGSVKQLGLQTPPADFTDCNFANREPDGDWIAVAHQGGPVRGFSTEMPAFGEALSVGELQKIMDHVRTFCTNKNWPRGELNLPRALVTEKAYPEDEVVVSSFIDVENEGAVINEIVYEQRFGMRNQIEIVLPFGYSQMPGGGWNGGHLGDLAVGVKRVFYHNYNSGTIFSLTGEVIVPTGDSATAFGKGTTVLEPFASFGQLLPAGGFLHVQTGLEYPMLQDKAGNEAFWRAALGKSINPDPWGRTWSPMVEMLGSKELESGTRVHWDLVPQMQITLNKRQHVMLNVGYRIPVDDAGRDSQIMIYVLWDWFDGGFFEGW, encoded by the coding sequence ATGGAAAAAAGGTATCCTCATAAAAGCACTCACTCTTTTTTAGCCATTCTCATTTCTACGCTTGTGTTTTTTGCTTTCAGTTCGGTAGATGGATCTGATCAATTCGATCGCCTGAAAACAGGTCATTCTGGCTTTGAGCAGCCACTGGATACAACCATGACCGAATCTCCGATGTCAGGTAAAGAGCTCTACGTACAAGCCTGTTCAAACTGTCATGGAATGGACGGAAAGGGAGGGTCAGTCAAACAGCTCGGCCTTCAAACACCTCCTGCTGATTTTACGGACTGTAATTTCGCGAACCGTGAACCTGATGGTGATTGGATTGCCGTTGCGCATCAGGGAGGGCCGGTTAGAGGGTTCTCTACAGAAATGCCTGCATTTGGAGAAGCTCTGTCGGTCGGTGAGCTCCAAAAAATCATGGATCACGTGCGTACGTTTTGCACAAATAAAAACTGGCCGCGTGGTGAACTCAACTTGCCAAGGGCATTGGTCACTGAAAAGGCATATCCGGAGGACGAAGTCGTAGTTTCGTCATTTATTGATGTGGAAAACGAGGGTGCGGTTATCAATGAAATTGTCTATGAACAACGCTTTGGTATGAGGAATCAGATAGAAATTGTTCTCCCGTTCGGTTACAGCCAAATGCCCGGCGGTGGTTGGAATGGCGGACATCTGGGAGATCTGGCGGTTGGTGTAAAGCGTGTTTTTTATCACAATTACAATAGCGGTACAATCTTCAGTTTAACCGGTGAAGTAATTGTACCTACGGGCGATTCTGCAACCGCATTTGGAAAGGGTACAACAGTTTTAGAACCGTTTGCCTCCTTTGGTCAACTATTGCCGGCCGGTGGTTTCTTACATGTTCAGACAGGCCTCGAATATCCTATGCTGCAGGATAAAGCTGGAAATGAAGCTTTTTGGCGAGCTGCCCTCGGTAAAAGCATTAATCCGGATCCCTGGGGGAGAACATGGTCACCTATGGTTGAGATGCTTGGATCCAAAGAGCTGGAATCCGGAACCCGGGTTCACTGGGATCTTGTGCCCCAGATGCAGATAACTCTTAATAAACGTCAACATGTTATGCTGAATGTAGGATACAGGATACCCGTGGATGATGCCGGCAGAGATTCTCAAATCATGATATATGTTTTATGGGATTGGTTTGATGGCGGTTTTTTTGAAGGATGGTAA